In Monomorium pharaonis isolate MP-MQ-018 chromosome 3, ASM1337386v2, whole genome shotgun sequence, a genomic segment contains:
- the LOC105840816 gene encoding kinesin-like protein KIF20B — MTSTVKNPSERPDTYASRCGQEMKTSFFPSPRCNKRITDMESRRASKVSASTVEMYLRIRPTPETLIPKSYAVFNPRTLLTFLPFEDKSSRNSRCARSSEAGGGRQHTFTKIFGSETSQAEVFEGSIKHRVAEFLGGKSSTIMTYGTRDSGKTYTLFGTPASPGVITRSIDLVFSAINCTIAPWYKPTFQSTVLRLNETARAAEMELKARVLDGRSTSAEARLFLENLRPADADPPDECEGCCSESMCAVWLSFAEIYNGNVYDLLDDAETRSPLRLYMNAAQGRAYVCGLQKVHAITALEACRILMAGQSRLRTVANPESRGSPSHTIFTMELLRYQKDHAAEEVTLSTLTFCDLAGSTHFEKSHIREVSNVNNSLVVLGRCLKAVSQNQMAPFRQSKLTRICQRALSGEENLNVIVNIAFRLGLSDETQGIFSFCDIVRKLLNNHRKEFKQLCELGETPHSLETCDDDFMASPFSQRSSFETAESTGCTDSVACRNIREQNRRLERELEVVKSDLLNCEYAIRQQLADHYSRMIEDLEATYKENTKKLETDGHDLLKWSVRQVENFYKGRIDNLRHKKRRRRDSGDYVDDSRVLYEELKAENAQVTSKMVILKEAMKKLKKENETILCEKNNCSFQLALVTEELKKFRQLAQAGIRKWGGNIENIKNDADCLMNNLEGLMDEKLKRTRKKLEEMSEYMRAVEKGDAKITSAAQQESSKSENLLNDTLIKIRELKEELSRKEACIVKLQHHAQLRERQLAEIQQRLTDTQNENMIDEKCKCDRSTNISFDDTADSIFLDNMSVEKTSLRMCVNSSAVEQHEFNDWIIVSTNHVESTKKFSNVSNVDCKTLESNTDCKISRSSDRSSKDDSGVSCELQNESRRSISVSDRTSIRENEDKSTQTCVVDQCSQMEKTVESFRIDGVNSKKCNYQETLHVTELSQNLETIRDVIYALNETACANECQCLRKEGALERLTEEDSEVAAKRDDLFKAMENKMQEYKCEIRELIRRLVVKEENESRISKWLERYIEKSQAFENQLSLMRKRLDKAFSKCANEHLPRIDSLEEEVLQKTLQINELDGKVAEMQHELAKGDELLQKIHDFEIIGNRCQRDRNELCRRLYECSETQLNLEDKLKKLTMMITKREGEVISLKSEVRNIADLNVANSKKARNLGEQINETSESIDSAKEYLHYCKDLRKNVEDTMKAQIHDFRSRFSELKNSTALQNEIYKTYGDNQDEITRLKMQLEHKELEVILLKTNRDAKIQKYEILMRHFQNEIEEKEKHFKTVANSSNNSEGFSAENQRQPEEIIKDHETESSFASSSCFVPEHASSVTLNVSPAPSEDSTTFSDEKDGISIKFGDDKTCQTDSSVKSNVHSSETDRSEMEGNFNMRSPDIKDTKEILDWMKVRRISGKTALSRLSAKHADINSDSE, encoded by the exons ATGACGTCAACCGTAAAAAATCCCTCGGAACGCCCTGACACGTACGCAAGCAGATGCGGCCAGGAAATGAAGACGAGTTTCTTCCCTTCGCCGCGATGCAATAAGAGGATCACCGATATGGAATCACGACGAGCTTCGAAAGTATCCGCTTCGACAGTCGAGATGTATCTGAGGATCAGGCCGACGCCGGAGACACTTATTCCAAAGAGTTACGCCGTGTTCAATCCGAGAACTCTTTTAACGTTTCTGCCGTTCGAGGATAAATCCAGTCGAAATTCGAGGTGTGCGAGATCGAGCGAGGCCGGGGGCGGCAGGCAGCATACCTTTACGAAGATCTTCGGATCAGAAACTTCGCAGGCGGAGGTGTTCGAGGGATCCATAAAACATCGAGTCGCGGAGTTCCTCGGCGGTAAAAGTTCGACCATCATGACTTATGGCACGAGGGATTCCGGGAAGACTTACACCCTGTTCGGCACGCCCGCGTCGCCCGGTGTAATAACGCGTAGCATCGATCTCGTGTTTTCGGCGATAAACTGCACCATCGCGCCCTGGTACAAGCCGACGTTTCAGAGCACCGTGCTTCGCCTGAACGAAACAGCACGGGCAGCGGAAATGGAGCTGAAGGCGCGAGTGTTGGACGGACGTTCGACGTCCGCGGAGGCCAGACTGTTCCTGGAGAACTTGCGGCCAGCGGACGCGGATCCCCCGGACGAGTGCGAGGGCTGCTGCAGCGAGTCGATGTGCGCCGTGTGGCTGTCCTTCGCGGAGATTTACAACGGAAACGTTTACGATCTGCTGGACGACGCGGAAACTCGCTCCCCGTTGAGATTGTACATGAACGCAGCCCAAGGGCGAGCTTACGTCTGCGGTTTGCAAAAGGTGCACGCCATAACTGCGCTGGAGGCCTGTCGGATCCTTATGGCAGGCCAGTCGAGGCTGAGAACTGTCGCAAACCCGGAATCGAGGGGCTCTCCATCGCACACCATTTTCACGATGGAATTGTTGAGGTACCAGAAGGATCACGCGGCCGAAGAAGTGACACTCAGTACGTTGACTTTCTGCGACCTGGCTGGCTCCACGCATTTCGAGAAATCGCACATACGTGAGGTGAGCAACGTTAACAACAGCCTGGTCGTGCTCGGCAGATGTCTCAAGGCTGTGAGTCAGAATCAGATGGCGCCGTTTCGCCAGTCCAAGTTAACGAGGATATGTCAACGGGCCCTCTCAGGTGAAGAAAATCTAAACGTTATAGTAAACATCGCCTTTCGATTAGGTCTGTCTGACGAAACGCAGGGCATTTTCAGTTTCTGCGATATAGTCAGAAAGCTGCTGAATAATCATCGCAAGGAATTCAAACAGCTATGCGAACTTGGAGAAACCCCTCACAGTCTGGAAACGTGCGATGATGACTTTATGGCATCACCGTTTAGTCAACGGAGCTCGTTCGAGACCGCAGAATCGACTGGCTGTACCGATTCGGTGGCGTGCAGAAATATACGAGAGCAAAACAGACGGCTGGAGCGAGAATTGGAAGTTGTAAAAAGCGATCTGCTAAATTGCGAGTACGCAATTCGGCAACAACTGGCCGATCATTACTCACGCATGATCGAAGATTTGGAGGCGACTTACAAGGAGAATACCAAGAAGCTCGAGACTGACGGGCACGATCTGCTAAAGTGGTCCGTCAGGCAGGtcgaaaacttttataaaggGCGCATCGATAATCTACGGCATAAGAAGAGAAGGCGACGAGATAGCGGTGACTACGTCGACGATAGCCGCGTGCTTTACGAAGAGCTCAAAGCTGAGAATGCGCAGGTCACCTCCAAAATGGTGATTTTGAAAGAAGCGATGAagaagttaaaaaaagaaaacgagacaATTCTCTGCGAGAAGAATAACTGTAGCTTTCAACTGGCTCTGGTAACAGAAGAATTGAAAAAGTTTCGACAGCTCGCGCAAGCTGGGATTCGTAAATGGGGTGGCAATATTGAAAACATCAAAAACGATGCCGATTGTCTCATGAATAATTTGGAAGGGTTAATggacgaaaaattaaaaagaaccAGAAAGAAACTTGAAGAGATGAGCGAATATATGCGTGCGGTGGAAAAGGGAGATGCTAAAATCACTTCTGCAGCGCAACAGGAGTCGTCAAAATCGGAGAATCTTTTGAACGACACTCTGATCAAGATAAGAGAACTGAAGGAGGAACTTTCACGTAAAGAGGCTTGCATCGTCAAGCTGCAGCATCACGCGCAATTGCGAGAAAGACAACTTGCTGAAATACAACAGCGCCTGACTGATACACAAAATGAGAATATGATCGATGAAAAGTGCAAATGTGATCGATCGACTAATATTTCATTTGACGATACAGCAGATAGCATTTTTCTGGATAACATGTCCGTAGAGAAAACTTCCTTACGTATGTGCGTAAATTCATCTGCTGTCGAGCAACACGAATTTAACGATTGGATTATTGTCTCAACAAATCATGTTGAATCAACGAAGAAATTCTCGAACGTATCAAATGTCGATTGCAAAACTCTCGAAAGTAATACTGATTGTAAAATTTCCAGATCGAGCGACAGAAGCAGCAAAGACGATTCGGGTGTAAGTTGCGAATTACAAAACGAAAGTCGGAGATCTATCAGTGTAAGCGATCGCACAAGTATTCGCGAAAACGAAGACAAGTCCACGCAAACTTGTGTCGTCGACCAGTGTAGTCAAATGGAGAAAACCGTTGAATCGTTTAGGATAGATGGAGTAAATTCGAAGAAATGTAACTATCAGGAGACGTTACACGTTACCGAATTGTCTCAGAATCTGGAAACTATCCGGGATGTGATTTATGCGTTAAATGAAACGGCTTGTGCGAACGAATGTCAGTGTCTGCGCAAAGAAGGAGCGCTGGAACGACTGACAGAAGAGGACAGTGAAGTTGCAGCCAAACGCGACGATTTATTCAAGGCGATGGAGAATAAAATGCAGGAATATAAATGCGAAATTCGTGAACTAATCCGCAGGCTGGTAGTCAAGGAAGAAAATGAAAGTCGCATTTCCAAGTGGTTAGAAAGATACATAGAAAAATCTCAAGCTTTTGAAAATCAACTATCTTTGATGCGTAAGCGGTTGGACAAAGCGTTCAGTAAGTGCGCAAATGAACACTTACCGAGGATTGATAGTTTAGAGGAAGAAGTGTTGCAAAAAACTCTGCAGATAAACGAGCTCGACGGAAAGGTTGCTGAGATGCAACACGAGCTCGCGAAAGGCGACGAATTGCTTCAGAAGATACACGATTTCGAGATTATTGGGAACAGATGTCAAAGAGACAGGAATGAACTTTGCAGGCGATTGTACGAATGCTCGGAGACCCAATTGAACCTCGAGgataaattgaagaaattaacGATGATGATAACAAAAAGGGAGGGCGAAGTTATCTCGTTGAAGAGTGAAGTACGCAATATAGCTGACCTAAACGTTGCGAACAGCAAGAAAGCGAGAAATCTAGGCGAGCAAATTAACGAAACTAGTGAGAGTATCGACTCGGCTAAGGAATATCTGCATTACTGCAAAGATTTGCGTAAGAATGTGGAAGACACTATGAAAGCGCAGATTCACGATTTCAGATCTCGATTCTCGGAACTTAAAAATAGTACAGCGCTCCAGAACGAAATTTACAAGACTTATGGTGACAACCAAGATGAAATAACTCGTTTAAAGATGCAACTAGAGCATAAAGAACTGGAAGTAATTCTACTTAAAACTAACAGAGATgctaaaatacaaaaatatgagATTTTAATGAGACATTTTCAAAATGAAATCgaagagaaggaaaaacattttaaaactgttGCGAACAGTTCAAATAACTCGGAGGGATTTTCAGCTGAGAATCAAAGACAGCCGGAAGAAATCATAAAAGACCATGAAACCGAAAGTAGTTTCGCGAGCAGTTCCTGCTTCGTGCCTGAACACGCTAGTTCGGTGACATTAAATGTTTCGCCAGCTCCAAGTGAGGATTCCACAACTTTTTCCGATGAGAAAGATGGCATTAGCATTAAATTCGGCGATGACAAAACTTGCCAG acaGATAGCAGTGTAAAGTCAAATGTACATTCATCTGAAACTGATAGGTCTGAAATGGAAGGTAATTTCAACATGAGATCACCAGATATCAAAGACACGAAGGAAATACTAGATTGGATGAAAGTCAGAAGAATCTCTGGTAAAACTGCACTTTCCCGTCTCTCCGCTAAACACGCAGATATTAATAGTGATTCAGAGTGA